In a single window of the Methylococcus sp. Mc7 genome:
- a CDS encoding IS1380 family transposase — protein MPRFEVKQSSKLQLTSYSGLALIGQCCQAAQVEAVIDPKIPVSQGMRTSDIVKSVVGLLSLGKSDFEAIEPFRNDRFFKESLGLTKVPGAVWLRQRLNAKAEAIRDLADELSLRLLERTEAPITPHKGYVCCDIDTFAMDNSGTKKEAVSRTYQGFDGYTPIAAYLGNEGWNTGLELRPGSRHSAFETHYFYERLFPRIERLVKPDQPVLLREDSGFDGAQLLFAKAAERDRQAALGRSLDFICKWNPRKQDKGDWVKRAEEAGAFAEARPGKRVALLSLEVERAWHKEKRSFRLVAQVTERTIDKKGQHLLAPEVELEGWWTTLSCSAEEVIELYQHHGMHEQFHSEFKTDLDLERLPSGKFDTNDVILHLAAFAYNCLRLLGQIGLTGEIAPIRHPAKRRRIRTVLQEIMYRAAKFVAHARRLILDFGRGVAANVAVFVMLQNRLWAAASG, from the coding sequence ATGCCGCGCTTTGAAGTCAAGCAATCCAGCAAGCTGCAACTGACCTCGTATTCCGGCCTGGCGCTGATTGGCCAGTGCTGCCAGGCGGCGCAGGTGGAGGCGGTCATTGACCCGAAGATCCCGGTGTCGCAAGGCATGCGTACCTCGGACATCGTCAAGAGCGTGGTCGGGCTGTTGAGTCTGGGCAAGAGCGACTTCGAAGCCATCGAGCCATTCCGGAATGATCGCTTCTTCAAGGAGTCGCTGGGGCTGACGAAGGTGCCCGGAGCCGTGTGGCTGCGCCAGCGTCTGAATGCCAAGGCGGAAGCCATCCGCGATCTGGCCGATGAGCTTTCCCTGAGGCTGCTGGAGCGAACCGAGGCGCCGATCACGCCGCACAAGGGCTATGTCTGCTGCGACATCGATACCTTCGCCATGGACAATAGTGGCACGAAGAAGGAAGCGGTGTCGCGCACCTATCAGGGCTTCGACGGTTACACGCCGATTGCCGCCTATCTCGGCAACGAAGGCTGGAACACCGGGCTGGAACTGAGGCCAGGGTCCCGCCACTCGGCGTTCGAGACGCACTACTTCTACGAGCGGCTGTTTCCGCGCATCGAACGCCTGGTCAAACCGGATCAGCCCGTGCTGCTGCGCGAGGACAGCGGTTTCGACGGCGCACAGCTTCTGTTCGCCAAGGCCGCGGAGCGAGACCGGCAAGCCGCGCTGGGGCGAAGCCTCGACTTCATCTGCAAGTGGAACCCCCGCAAGCAGGACAAGGGGGACTGGGTCAAGCGCGCCGAGGAGGCGGGCGCCTTTGCCGAGGCTCGTCCAGGCAAGCGGGTTGCGTTGCTGTCGTTGGAAGTGGAACGCGCCTGGCACAAGGAGAAGCGCTCCTTCCGCCTGGTCGCCCAGGTGACCGAGCGCACCATCGACAAGAAGGGCCAACACCTGCTGGCCCCGGAGGTCGAACTGGAAGGCTGGTGGACGACGCTCTCCTGTTCCGCCGAGGAAGTGATCGAACTCTACCAGCACCACGGCATGCATGAGCAGTTCCACTCCGAGTTCAAGACCGACCTCGATCTGGAGCGGCTGCCCTCGGGCAAGTTCGACACCAACGACGTGATCCTGCATCTGGCGGCCTTCGCCTACAACTGCCTGCGTCTCTTGGGACAGATCGGCCTGACCGGCGAGATTGCGCCGATCCGTCATCCGGCCAAGCGCCGCCGCATCCGGACCGTGCTACAGGAGATCATGTACCGGGCGGCGAAGTTCGTCGCCCATGCCCGCCGGCTGATCCTCGATTTCGGCCGTGGCGTGGCGGCAAACGTAGCCGTGTTCGTGATGCTTCAGAATCGGCTGTGGGCGGCGGCGTCCGGATGA
- the asnB gene encoding asparagine synthase (glutamine-hydrolyzing), translating to MCGISGIAALSVNSKVSDRDVRSMLLPQQHRGPDDSGVYLDPAFRLGLGHVRLSIVDLAGGIQPMPNEDRSVWVSFNGEIFNYQELRQSLLKDGHHFHTQSDTEVIVHAYEQYGDDFVQQLNGQFAIALWDQRRQRLLLLRDRVGILPLFYTRQNDRLLFASEIKALLPQLAEAPRISPAALDHLFTFWAPLSPNTLFDNIFEVSPGHMLILENGDLRDVLYWDWRFPEAGDYQRGTDDELAGQLYQLLADATQIRLRADVPVGAYLSGGLDSSTLVALICRHSEAPLKTFSIGFEDQSLDESTFQQQLITHLAVENSRIVSRNNDIAEQFPATIFHAETAVLRTAATPMKQLSALARASGYKVVLTGEGADEVIGGYDLFKEAKIRQFWARQPQSEWRPLLLKALYPYLDTAGAQTKAYLNNFYSIGLDDPEQPGFSHLTRWFTTARCKAFFSKELNAVLREDAVERLTQQLPPAFKTWHPFNRGQYLEAKTLMSRYLLCSQGDRMLMANSVEGRYPFLDHRVIEFANCLQPRLKMRVLNEKYLLKKAMQTHLPAQIAGRHKQPYRAPDIPAFFSSHPPDYVTEMLSEDKLREYGYFDAQKVGLLFKKASRGHTIAYKDNMALVGLLSTQLCHYFFVEGFSKLNHQTDVTAVSSA from the coding sequence ATGTGTGGAATTAGTGGAATTGCGGCATTATCGGTAAACAGCAAAGTCAGCGACCGCGACGTTCGCAGCATGCTATTGCCACAACAACACCGTGGTCCCGATGATAGCGGCGTTTACCTGGACCCAGCTTTTCGTCTGGGACTGGGGCATGTTCGGTTGAGTATTGTCGATCTGGCGGGTGGCATTCAGCCCATGCCCAACGAAGATCGCAGTGTCTGGGTGTCTTTCAATGGCGAGATTTTCAATTATCAGGAGTTGCGTCAATCGTTACTGAAAGACGGCCATCATTTTCATACCCAAAGCGATACCGAAGTCATCGTCCATGCTTATGAGCAGTATGGCGATGATTTTGTGCAGCAGTTGAATGGGCAATTTGCCATCGCCCTGTGGGATCAACGTCGGCAACGTTTGCTGTTGCTGCGCGATCGAGTTGGAATTTTGCCGCTGTTTTATACCCGTCAAAATGACAGGTTATTGTTTGCTTCAGAAATAAAAGCCTTATTGCCGCAACTAGCTGAAGCGCCGCGTATTTCGCCGGCAGCGTTGGATCATCTGTTTACTTTTTGGGCACCGCTTAGCCCCAACACGTTATTTGACAATATCTTTGAAGTGTCGCCCGGGCACATGCTGATCTTGGAAAATGGCGATTTGCGCGACGTACTGTACTGGGATTGGCGTTTTCCCGAAGCAGGCGACTATCAGCGAGGTACAGATGACGAATTGGCGGGACAGCTTTACCAGCTTTTGGCCGATGCCACTCAGATTCGTCTGCGCGCCGATGTTCCGGTAGGCGCTTATCTTTCGGGTGGGCTTGATTCATCGACCTTGGTGGCATTGATTTGCCGGCATTCCGAAGCGCCACTCAAAACCTTTTCTATTGGGTTTGAAGATCAATCGCTGGATGAGTCGACATTTCAGCAACAGTTGATCACCCATCTAGCTGTCGAGAATAGTCGGATAGTGTCGCGGAATAACGATATTGCCGAGCAGTTTCCGGCCACTATTTTTCACGCGGAAACCGCGGTATTACGCACCGCTGCCACGCCGATGAAACAGTTATCCGCGTTGGCGAGAGCCTCCGGTTACAAGGTGGTACTTACCGGAGAAGGTGCCGATGAGGTTATCGGGGGGTATGATCTATTCAAGGAGGCCAAAATCCGTCAATTTTGGGCGCGGCAGCCTCAGTCAGAATGGCGACCATTGTTGCTGAAAGCCTTGTATCCCTATTTGGATACGGCGGGCGCCCAGACCAAAGCCTATTTGAATAATTTTTATAGTATTGGTTTGGATGATCCTGAGCAACCCGGTTTCAGTCACTTGACCCGCTGGTTTACCACGGCACGTTGCAAGGCATTTTTCTCCAAAGAATTGAATGCGGTTTTGCGCGAAGATGCCGTTGAGCGCTTGACTCAGCAGTTGCCGCCGGCGTTTAAGACTTGGCATCCGTTTAATCGCGGCCAATATCTGGAAGCAAAAACCTTGATGAGCCGCTATTTATTATGCTCGCAGGGGGATCGTATGTTGATGGCCAATTCGGTGGAAGGCCGCTATCCGTTTTTGGATCATCGAGTTATCGAGTTTGCCAATTGCCTGCAGCCACGACTTAAAATGCGGGTACTCAACGAAAAATATCTGTTAAAAAAAGCCATGCAAACTCATCTGCCAGCCCAGATCGCGGGTCGGCATAAGCAGCCCTATCGAGCACCGGATATTCCCGCCTTTTTTTCAAGCCATCCACCCGATTATGTGACCGAGATGTTAAGCGAGGACAAGCTACGGGAATATGGTTACTTTGACGCCCAGAAAGTGGGATTGCTGTTCAAAAAAGCCAGTCGCGGCCATACCATAGCCTATAAAGATAATATGGCGCTGGTGGGTCTACTTTCCACACAATTGTGTCATTATTTTTTTGTCGAGGGTTTTTCTAAATTAAACCATCAAACCGACGTTACTGCCGTTTCTTCAGCCTAA
- a CDS encoding acyl carrier protein, with the protein MLFTEDEHALQDDDSFINEGIIDSTGVLELIFFIEDTFNIKVNYDEILPTNLDSVEKMVDFVTRKQAAAD; encoded by the coding sequence TTGCTGTTCACCGAGGATGAGCACGCTTTGCAAGATGACGACTCTTTTATCAATGAGGGGATCATCGACTCTACCGGCGTGCTGGAGCTGATTTTCTTCATCGAAGATACCTTTAATATCAAGGTCAATTATGACGAAATATTGCCGACCAATCTCGATTCGGTGGAGAAAATGGTTGATTTCGTCACGCGCAAACAAGCCGCTGCCGACTAA
- a CDS encoding class I adenylate-forming enzyme family protein: MISSRANKPLPTKIDEAAVVSRLLQDDLLTQAANDPERIALIVGDVRMRYGEVAHYACRLAHALRQRGVRRGDRVVIFMSNTWHCAVSIYAVLLAGAVFVPVNAQTKADKLAFILADTDARLLLTEANLARIFTPAVQQQPQVRVLCAGHAKLMPTDVEYLDDTLIDMPGTPPPSSSIALDLAALLYTSGTTGNPKGVMHSHQSLLFVLDSINQYLKLTADDRLFSFLPLNFGYGLCQWFSAVHVGATLVLEQSFTYPAQVFNRMQVESVTCFAGVPTVFAMMLTLDAKQPLSFASVRRVTSAAAALPVEFIAGIRKIFPQADLFNMYGQTECIRIAYLEPDQLELKPDSVGCAIPGTELLLLDEQGHPVVPGEVGYLHVRGQHLMRGYWHQPDKTAEVLLPAPIPGENLLKTGDLFRQDADGYFYFVGRSDDIITSRGEKVSPTEVENAIYSLPAVHEVVVLGIPDPLSGHAVCAFVAARQGEPLSEQQIKNVCVTRLENYMVPKHILMLPELPHTDNGKLSRQLILQQCAELISQLD; encoded by the coding sequence TTGATTTCGTCACGCGCAAACAAGCCGCTGCCGACTAAGATTGACGAGGCCGCCGTGGTATCTCGCCTATTGCAAGATGATTTGTTGACCCAGGCGGCAAACGATCCTGAACGTATCGCCTTGATTGTCGGCGATGTCCGCATGCGTTATGGGGAAGTGGCGCATTACGCCTGTCGTTTGGCGCATGCCTTAAGGCAGCGCGGGGTTCGACGTGGCGATCGGGTGGTGATTTTCATGAGCAACACCTGGCACTGCGCGGTGTCGATCTACGCGGTATTGTTGGCGGGGGCGGTATTTGTTCCGGTCAATGCGCAAACCAAGGCAGATAAATTGGCATTTATCTTGGCCGATACCGATGCTCGGCTGTTGCTGACAGAAGCCAATCTTGCCAGAATATTTACTCCAGCCGTGCAACAACAACCCCAGGTTAGGGTGCTGTGTGCCGGCCATGCCAAGCTGATGCCGACCGATGTGGAATATCTGGATGACACGCTGATCGATATGCCAGGCACGCCGCCGCCATCATCCTCGATTGCTTTGGACTTGGCGGCATTGCTTTATACCTCTGGGACCACGGGTAACCCCAAAGGGGTGATGCACAGTCATCAATCGTTGTTATTTGTGTTGGATAGCATCAATCAATACCTGAAATTGACTGCGGATGACCGGCTGTTTTCGTTCCTGCCCCTCAATTTTGGTTACGGACTGTGTCAGTGGTTTTCGGCGGTTCATGTTGGCGCTACATTGGTGCTGGAGCAATCGTTTACTTATCCCGCGCAAGTGTTCAATCGCATGCAAGTCGAGTCAGTGACTTGCTTTGCCGGCGTTCCGACGGTGTTTGCCATGATGTTGACTCTGGATGCCAAACAGCCTTTGAGTTTTGCCAGTGTGCGACGGGTTACCAGCGCCGCCGCCGCCTTGCCCGTGGAGTTTATCGCCGGGATAAGGAAAATCTTTCCGCAAGCGGATCTATTCAACATGTACGGACAAACTGAGTGCATTCGTATTGCCTATCTGGAGCCCGACCAGCTCGAACTTAAGCCTGATTCGGTGGGATGTGCCATACCGGGAACCGAATTGCTGTTGCTGGATGAGCAAGGCCATCCGGTTGTGCCTGGCGAAGTGGGCTACCTGCATGTGCGAGGCCAGCATTTGATGCGTGGCTATTGGCATCAGCCCGACAAAACCGCCGAGGTTTTGTTGCCAGCGCCTATTCCTGGCGAAAATTTATTAAAGACTGGCGATTTGTTTCGACAAGATGCCGATGGCTATTTTTACTTTGTCGGGCGTAGTGACGATATCATCACGTCGCGGGGCGAAAAAGTCAGTCCGACCGAAGTCGAAAACGCCATTTATAGTTTGCCGGCCGTGCATGAAGTAGTGGTGCTAGGCATCCCTGATCCGCTATCGGGTCACGCGGTATGCGCGTTTGTGGCCGCCCGCCAGGGTGAGCCGCTAAGCGAGCAACAAATCAAGAACGTTTGCGTCACTCGCCTGGAAAACTATATGGTGCCCAAGCACATCCTGATGTTGCCTGAGTTGCCGCACACTGATAATGGCAAGTTGTCGCGTCAGTTGATTTTGCAACAGTGTGCCGAATTGATCAGTCAACTGGATTAA